TCTTCTCCTGCTCGGGGCTGATCTCCGACGACTTCTCGGCCTCGTCGGGGTGGTGGCCGCGGACGCGCTCCCAGACCTTCTCTGCGCCCTCGTAGGCGAGGAACGTGCCACCGCACACGAGGATCAGCGGGAGCACCCAGTCGGGGGCGAACTGGCTGAGCAGCAGCGCGGCCGGGAGGATGAAGAGGATCTTGTTGCGCAGCGAGCCGACGGCGATCTTCTTGATGATCGGCAGCTCGCGCTGGGCCGCGACGCCCTGGACGTACTGCGGGGTCACCGCGGTGTCGTCGACGACCACCCCCGCGGCCTTCGCGCTGGCCCGACCCGCGGCAGCGGCCACGTCGTCGACCGAGGCCGCGGCCAGGCGGGCGATCGCCGCGACGTCGTCGAGAAGTCCGAACAGGCCAGCGCTCACCCGCGTCAGCGTAGACGAGTGTGGTGGGCGAGCTCGGGTCGTGGTGCCCGCAGCGGCGTCACGTCGACCCGCGGGCCGACGACGACGCCGTCGCCACGGCGGGTGCGCCAGGCCCCGACGGGGTCGACCAGCGGACCGAGGCGACGGATCGCGGGCGGGGTGGCCAGGAGCAGCGCCAGGGCCACGGCGCACCCGACGACGACGAGACGACCGAGCATCGGGTGCACGACGGCCCAGTCGAAGACGCCGAAGGCGTCGGCCGCCCGGATGACGAAGGGGTGCCCCAGGTAGACGATCATCGTCGCCGAGCCCATCCGGGTGAACCAGCTGTCGCGGCTCGGCACCAGGGCGAGGGCACCGAGCGCGCAGCCCAGGCCGAGGAGCAGCAGCGAGCTGCGCACGAGCGCACCCTCCACCAGCCCGGCGCCCAGGACGTCGTAGGGGCGGTAGTAGAGCCACCACGTGCCCGCCCACGAGTCGAGGTCACGCACCAGGACCAGCGTGAGCAGCAGGCAGACCACGCCGGCCTGCTGGGCCGCGGGCGTGCGGATCCGGTCGATCCGCTCCGGGGTGGCGAGCAGTCCGATCACGAAGAACGGCAGCAGGCCCAGCACGCGCGACAGGGAGAGGTAGGGGATGTCGACCATCCCACCGAACAGGCTGATCGCGAGCGCCGCGCCCATCGCCACGACGGGCGGGACCGCGAGGAACGCCGGGGCGGCCAGCCGCCAGGCCGCGAGCGCGACGAGGTACCAGAGCGGCCAGAGCGGCTCGAGGAACGGGTGCTCCGGCGGCGCCCACCCGAGCAGGCCCTGGAACCCGACGAGGGCCGCCTGGTAGAGCACGAACGGGACGACGACCGTGGCCACCAGGGCCCGCACCCGGCGCGAGGACCAGTCGAACGAGCGGGAGAAGTAGCCGCTGACCATGATGAACGCCGGCATGTGCCAGACGTAGAGGTAGTCGTAGAGCCAGCTATTGGTCGCCGAGTCCGGCAGCAACAGGCTCCAGGCGTGCCCGACGACCGCCAAGGTGACCAGGGTCATCTTGGCGTTGTCGAACCACGGGTCCCGAGCAGCCATTCGCACGACCGTAGACACGGTGCCTGAGAGGCGGCCAATCGTTCACCCGCCCGGAGAGGTGCGTTCCGCGTCGTCACGCGGTGTCGCGGTGCGGGACGTGGTCGAGGTCACTCCTTCGGTGCGCCCGCCGGTGGCCGGAGCCGGGGCCGGGGTCCGGGTGACCCGGGGTGGGTCATCAACGCAAGATCCCTACACACGAACTGACCCACCGTGCGTCACTCTGCGTAAGCGGCCTCTCCGCATCTGATGCAGGGTGGGTCACTGTGCGAAGACGGCCCCGTCCACATCCGATGCAGGGCGGGTCACCTTGCGAAAACGACCCCCTCCACATCCGATGCAGGGCGGGTCACCTTGCGAAAACGACCCCCTCCACATCCGATGCAGGGCGGGTCACTGTGCGAAAACGACCCCCTCCACATCCGACGCAGGGTGGGCCACTCTGCGAACCCGGCCTTTCCACCACCGGCGCCAGGCGGAGGAACCCGCGCTCCGGGACGCGCCCGGGCCGGTCAGTCGTCGACGAGACCCAGTCGGAGGAACTCGGCTGCGTAGGTGCCGGTGAGGAGCAGCTCGGCGTAGCGGGCGACCTCACCAGGGGCGTCGGCGGTGACGGTCTCGATGCGGACGCCGCGTGCGGTGGCCGCGGCCTGGAGCAGGCCACGGTGCTCGCGGACGACGGGGTCGTCGGCGCCGTCGTCGAGGACGAGCAGGACCGGGCGCAGGTCACCGGGACCGCCGTCCTCGGCGGCGAACGGGTCGTCGAAGACGTCGCGCTGGCGGGTGGCCTCCAGGACGGGCAGCAGGTGCTCGGCGTCGCCGGCCAGGGCGGTGCGCCCGCTGGCGCGCCGGATCGACTCGGCGACACGGCGGGCGGCGCGGGCGGCCAGGACCGAGCCGCCCCACACGAGCGGGTTGGCGTCGGCCAGGGAGATCGCGAGGATCTTGGCGGGGTTGATGGAGATGTCGCGGTGCGGCGAGCAGGAGATCGCGACCGCGTCGAGGGCCTCGGCGACGGTGTCGGCCTCGGCCTCGGGCCCCAGCCCCACCTGGTGCAGGTAGGACAGCATCACGACGGCGGTGGCGAGCTGGTCGTCGGTGACGGTCGGGAGCACGGTGGTCCAGCGACCCTCGGCGTGCTCGGCCACCATCGAGGCGGGCGGGCAGGCGACGACGACCTGGCAGCCCCGGCGTACGGCCTCGGCGACCGCGGAGGCGGCACCGGAGTCGGACCCGACGGGGGCCAGCACGACGACCAGGTCGAGGCTGCCGGCCCAGCCGGGCAGCGCGGGGCCGGGCCAGGCCACGAACGGCACGGGGC
The Nocardioides plantarum genome window above contains:
- a CDS encoding acyltransferase family protein; translation: MAARDPWFDNAKMTLVTLAVVGHAWSLLLPDSATNSWLYDYLYVWHMPAFIMVSGYFSRSFDWSSRRVRALVATVVVPFVLYQAALVGFQGLLGWAPPEHPFLEPLWPLWYLVALAAWRLAAPAFLAVPPVVAMGAALAISLFGGMVDIPYLSLSRVLGLLPFFVIGLLATPERIDRIRTPAAQQAGVVCLLLTLVLVRDLDSWAGTWWLYYRPYDVLGAGLVEGALVRSSLLLLGLGCALGALALVPSRDSWFTRMGSATMIVYLGHPFVIRAADAFGVFDWAVVHPMLGRLVVVGCAVALALLLATPPAIRRLGPLVDPVGAWRTRRGDGVVVGPRVDVTPLRAPRPELAHHTRLR
- a CDS encoding SIS domain-containing protein, giving the protein MTWFDESRLDDETALGAADLRLRTLAESGARVRREAAGAAEATAIGVTRAQDARPRAVIAAGPDSRLLRAVLEPFCPVPFVAWPGPALPGWAGSLDLVVVLAPVGSDSGAASAVAEAVRRGCQVVVACPPASMVAEHAEGRWTTVLPTVTDDQLATAVVMLSYLHQVGLGPEAEADTVAEALDAVAISCSPHRDISINPAKILAISLADANPLVWGGSVLAARAARRVAESIRRASGRTALAGDAEHLLPVLEATRQRDVFDDPFAAEDGGPGDLRPVLLVLDDGADDPVVREHRGLLQAAATARGVRIETVTADAPGEVARYAELLLTGTYAAEFLRLGLVDD